One part of the Bacillus sp. FJAT-45350 genome encodes these proteins:
- a CDS encoding disulfide oxidoreductase, whose translation MEKKQKLEQLLFSTWAIAIVATAGSLFFSEVIGFIPCELCWIQRIFMYPMVITLGIALWKKDLNYGIYAVALSGIGAVIAFYHYLLQKVPALSTTDSCGIIPCTGQYINWLGFITIPFLSFVAFASIFVLSIYSIRLTKNID comes from the coding sequence ATGGAAAAAAAGCAAAAGCTTGAACAACTTCTATTTAGCACCTGGGCAATTGCGATAGTTGCTACAGCAGGGAGTCTCTTTTTTTCTGAAGTAATAGGGTTTATTCCGTGTGAACTTTGTTGGATACAAAGAATCTTTATGTATCCAATGGTGATTACATTAGGTATTGCTTTGTGGAAAAAGGATTTGAATTATGGCATATACGCAGTGGCTCTATCTGGAATAGGAGCAGTAATTGCTTTTTATCACTATTTACTTCAAAAAGTTCCAGCACTTTCTACAACTGATTCTTGTGGAATTATTCCATGTACAGGACAATATATTAATTGGCTAGGATTTATTACTATCCCGTTTTTATCATTTGTAGCCTTTGCTAGTATTTTCGTGCTTTCAATTTATAGTATTAGATTAACTAAGAATATTGACTAG
- a CDS encoding thioredoxin family protein, with protein sequence MKKIIIFSAVVIVIFAALAVVTNMKQSQQVEGNPFGKDSLDPATISQLNDPNYQNIILPETLVGALNEGETKTIYYYSPTCPACTQVSPVIVPLANEVDVNMQLFNLLEFETGWSTFQVQVTPTIVHYTNGQEVSRIEGMATDEEYRQWFEATKE encoded by the coding sequence ATGAAGAAAATTATTATCTTTAGTGCTGTTGTTATCGTTATTTTTGCAGCATTAGCAGTCGTAACAAATATGAAACAAAGTCAGCAAGTGGAAGGGAATCCTTTTGGTAAAGACTCGTTAGACCCTGCAACAATCTCTCAATTAAATGACCCAAATTATCAAAATATTATTCTTCCTGAAACGTTAGTGGGAGCATTGAATGAGGGTGAGACTAAAACGATTTATTATTATAGCCCAACTTGTCCGGCTTGTACTCAGGTTTCCCCAGTCATTGTTCCACTTGCTAATGAAGTAGATGTGAATATGCAGTTGTTTAATCTACTAGAATTTGAAACTGGCTGGTCAACTTTCCAAGTACAGGTAACACCAACTATTGTACATTATACAAATGGTCAAGAGGTTTCGAGAATTGAAGGTATGGCAACGGATGAGGAATATCGTCAATGGTTTGAAGCTACAAAAGAATAG
- a CDS encoding DUF342 domain-containing protein: protein MNNNEEKVDKSVEEVELEVVDGTISVKNHEIVVSPPNEHGEFPTISPSSQVIIAIDGQPITKQTPVKDSKTITYKITEKRKPWFKAEISKDKVEVLLTITEEIHKGFQLRNSNPVRNWVPTIEEAVIKYDVEELSSTIIDHIYKMGIKAEIKAQLIIEELSEPSHEPIVIAKGKAPTDSKDGYIELFFSNDLESVSYDDKSAIDYRNRYNIPKVSKGDKMAQIHPPKKGKEGLNVFGVSLPPKPAKSVEVRPNRKVKLNEDGSVIALVSGRPSITGNVIKVFDIVDTYSINKDIDLETGNIYFNGDVVITGNVKEHMRVEAMGNILINGNVYFSTIISSQNIVVNGTVINSQVISGQHGLFFSEVYKVSEKLYRTIKQLYDSLKQMTKLLEQQGKEYKYGQLVATLVESKFKTLTVDIESYYKVLSEMETSNIEVPIQMKMIKKMLAVFRNHYLMLNVDGPVMIRSVRFALKELLSASEASIKQESDITIQDANMCTIKTNGSIFIEKAGVIHSTLFAGKDIIFTNHKGVIRGGKVEAMNEIHAGVVGSDLGSRPKVYAGQKITIKDLNKAVIKLNQKKMKVMGPIKDVTFSYNEKEDEIKSSPPVRVG from the coding sequence ATGAACAACAATGAGGAAAAAGTTGATAAAAGTGTAGAAGAAGTAGAATTAGAAGTGGTTGATGGAACAATTTCAGTTAAGAATCATGAAATCGTTGTTTCTCCACCTAATGAGCATGGTGAATTCCCAACCATTAGTCCCAGTTCACAGGTAATAATAGCTATAGATGGACAACCAATAACGAAACAAACTCCTGTGAAGGATAGTAAAACGATAACTTATAAGATTACTGAAAAAAGAAAGCCTTGGTTTAAAGCAGAAATCAGTAAAGATAAAGTAGAAGTATTGTTGACAATTACAGAGGAGATTCATAAAGGTTTTCAGTTAAGGAATTCTAATCCGGTCCGAAATTGGGTTCCTACGATTGAAGAAGCAGTTATCAAATATGATGTAGAAGAATTATCATCTACAATTATTGATCACATATATAAAATGGGTATTAAAGCAGAAATAAAGGCTCAATTAATTATAGAAGAATTATCTGAACCGAGTCATGAACCGATAGTTATTGCGAAAGGTAAGGCTCCTACAGACTCAAAGGATGGATATATTGAGTTGTTCTTCTCAAATGATTTGGAAAGTGTTTCATATGACGATAAATCAGCAATTGACTACAGAAATCGATATAATATTCCTAAGGTTTCAAAAGGTGATAAGATGGCTCAAATCCATCCTCCTAAGAAAGGGAAGGAAGGTCTCAATGTTTTTGGTGTCTCTCTCCCTCCTAAACCAGCAAAGTCTGTTGAAGTTCGTCCAAATCGAAAAGTAAAGTTAAACGAGGACGGCTCTGTTATTGCTTTAGTCTCAGGACGCCCTTCAATAACGGGAAATGTCATTAAAGTATTTGATATTGTAGATACCTATTCAATTAACAAAGACATAGACTTGGAAACAGGTAATATATATTTCAATGGAGATGTGGTCATTACAGGAAACGTGAAGGAGCATATGAGGGTTGAGGCAATGGGCAACATCCTGATTAACGGTAATGTTTACTTCTCAACTATTATCTCCTCACAAAATATAGTAGTAAACGGGACTGTTATTAATAGTCAAGTTATTAGTGGTCAACATGGTTTATTTTTTAGCGAAGTGTATAAAGTTTCTGAGAAACTATACCGGACGATAAAACAATTATATGATTCACTTAAACAGATGACAAAACTTCTAGAACAGCAGGGAAAAGAGTATAAATATGGACAATTAGTTGCTACCCTTGTCGAATCAAAATTTAAAACTCTTACTGTTGATATTGAAAGCTATTATAAAGTATTAAGTGAAATGGAAACAAGCAATATTGAGGTCCCTATTCAAATGAAAATGATAAAAAAAATGCTTGCCGTCTTTCGCAATCATTATTTAATGTTGAATGTAGATGGTCCAGTAATGATTAGAAGTGTACGCTTTGCATTAAAAGAATTACTATCAGCTTCAGAGGCATCGATTAAACAAGAAAGTGATATTACGATACAAGATGCCAATATGTGTACAATAAAAACAAATGGATCGATATTTATAGAAAAAGCAGGGGTTATCCACTCTACACTGTTTGCTGGTAAGGATATTATCTTTACAAATCACAAAGGTGTAATCCGTGGAGGAAAAGTAGAGGCGATGAATGAGATTCACGCGGGGGTTGTTGGAAGTGATTTAGGGTCTAGACCAAAGGTATACGCCGGGCAAAAAATCACAATAAAAGACTTAAATAAAGCAGTGATAAAACTGAACCAGAAGAAAATGAAAGTTATGGGTCCTATTAAGGATGTTACTTTTAGTTACAATGAAAAAGAGGATGAGATTAAAAGTAGTCCGCCAGTTAGAGTTGGATAA
- a CDS encoding chemotaxis protein CheA codes for MINSEYLNVFIDESQEHLQAVNDNLLKLENAPDDLSIVGEIFRSAHTLKGMAATMGFEDLAHLTHNMENVLDLIRNQKLDATSDVLDVVFAAVDDLEEMVNDISSGGDGKRDVSDAVAKLEQIEKGEVPTGASGQSEAAVTAESSSAVIDVDLFSETYDQFELTVLLQSHEQGYNAFQIRVTLDERTMLKAARVFMVFEVLEQVGEVIKSSPPAEELEEEKFEDDFVVTFLSKIDGEEIAARINKVSEIVNVQVRELDVEELKQAASEARQVDSGSSEVKEEKTATKEKAATPNKAEEKKASTPQKKSNADANKTIRVNIERLDVLMNLFEELVIDRGRLEQIASELKNNELNETVERMSRISGDLQEIILNMRMMPVEQVFNRFPRMVRSLSKDLNKKVNLQIIGADTELDRTIIDEIGDPLVHLIRNSIDHGVETPEKRREAGKPEEGTVVLKAYHSGNNVFIEIEDDGAGIDREKILKKALDNGVVTEEEVSKMTDQQIYGLLFASGFSTAEKITDVSGRGVGLDVVRTTFESLGGIVTVDSTLGKGSIFSIQLPLTLSIIDVMLIEVAKEKYAIPLSSIVETAIVNKEEVYSAHNQKVIDFRGKVVPLVFLKDIFEVPVEEERDEEFYSLVIIHKGEKIAGLVVDSLIGQHDIVLKSLGNYLTNVFAISGATILGNGQVALIVDTNALIK; via the coding sequence TTGATTAATTCTGAATATTTAAACGTGTTTATTGATGAAAGCCAAGAGCATTTGCAAGCGGTAAATGACAACTTATTGAAATTAGAAAATGCACCAGATGACCTATCTATCGTTGGGGAGATATTTCGCTCTGCCCATACCTTAAAGGGTATGGCGGCAACAATGGGCTTTGAAGACCTCGCACATCTAACTCACAATATGGAAAATGTACTTGACCTCATCCGTAATCAAAAACTAGATGCAACATCTGACGTATTAGATGTTGTATTTGCAGCAGTAGATGATTTAGAGGAAATGGTAAACGACATATCAAGTGGTGGGGATGGTAAGCGAGATGTTTCAGACGCTGTAGCTAAGCTAGAGCAAATTGAAAAAGGGGAAGTGCCTACTGGAGCTTCAGGACAATCAGAAGCGGCTGTAACAGCAGAAAGTTCATCTGCTGTTATTGATGTAGATTTGTTTTCTGAGACGTATGACCAATTTGAATTAACTGTACTACTGCAATCCCACGAGCAAGGGTACAATGCATTCCAAATTAGAGTGACACTAGATGAAAGAACTATGCTGAAAGCAGCACGTGTCTTTATGGTGTTTGAAGTTCTTGAACAAGTGGGTGAAGTAATTAAATCTTCTCCACCAGCTGAAGAATTAGAAGAAGAAAAGTTTGAAGATGATTTTGTAGTTACATTCCTTTCTAAAATAGACGGAGAAGAAATTGCTGCTCGTATTAACAAAGTTTCTGAAATCGTTAATGTTCAAGTTCGTGAACTTGATGTGGAAGAATTAAAGCAAGCAGCTTCTGAAGCAAGACAAGTGGATTCAGGTTCATCAGAAGTAAAAGAAGAGAAAACAGCAACTAAAGAAAAAGCAGCGACACCAAATAAAGCAGAAGAAAAAAAGGCATCAACTCCACAGAAAAAATCAAATGCTGATGCGAATAAGACGATTCGTGTTAATATCGAACGCTTAGATGTGTTAATGAATCTTTTTGAAGAACTAGTTATTGACCGTGGGCGTCTTGAGCAAATTGCTAGTGAGCTTAAGAATAATGAACTAAATGAAACGGTTGAACGTATGTCAAGGATATCTGGTGATTTACAAGAGATTATCTTAAACATGCGTATGATGCCGGTAGAACAAGTCTTTAACCGCTTCCCAAGAATGGTGCGAAGCTTATCTAAAGACCTTAATAAGAAAGTGAATTTACAAATTATCGGTGCGGATACTGAATTAGATCGTACGATTATCGATGAAATTGGGGATCCGTTAGTGCATCTAATTCGTAACTCAATTGACCATGGAGTAGAAACTCCTGAGAAGCGTCGTGAGGCAGGGAAGCCTGAAGAAGGTACGGTAGTCTTAAAGGCATACCATAGCGGAAACAATGTCTTTATTGAGATTGAAGATGACGGAGCGGGTATCGACCGTGAAAAAATTCTAAAGAAAGCATTAGATAATGGTGTTGTCACAGAAGAAGAAGTATCTAAGATGACAGACCAACAAATCTATGGATTACTTTTCGCTTCTGGCTTTAGTACAGCAGAAAAAATAACGGACGTATCAGGTCGAGGTGTAGGTCTAGACGTAGTTCGTACAACCTTTGAATCACTTGGTGGTATTGTTACAGTAGATTCTACATTAGGGAAGGGATCTATCTTCTCAATCCAGTTACCATTAACATTATCGATTATCGATGTGATGTTAATTGAGGTGGCTAAAGAGAAGTATGCAATTCCACTTTCCTCAATTGTAGAAACAGCGATTGTAAATAAAGAAGAAGTATACAGTGCCCATAATCAAAAGGTTATTGACTTTAGAGGTAAAGTGGTACCGTTAGTATTCTTGAAAGATATCTTTGAAGTGCCTGTTGAGGAAGAAAGAGATGAAGAATTTTATTCTCTTGTTATTATCCACAAGGGAGAGAAAATTGCCGGCTTAGTAGTAGATTCCTTAATTGGACAGCATGATATCGTATTAAAATCATTAGGGAACTATTTGACAAATGTGTTTGCAATTTCTGGCGCAACCATTCTTGGTAATGGTCAAGTAGCTCTAATTGTTGATACGAATGCACTTATTAAGTAA
- a CDS encoding chemotaxis protein CheW — protein MANDTATKNDLKVIVFQLKDEEYAIEVEYVQSIERMQPVTRIPRTYPFITGVMNLRGVITPIINLRKRFGIEEKAFDDATRILVVSKEDIEIGFIVDGANDVIDIPADKIEPTPEVVGGVEAEYLRGVVKLDKRLFTLLNLEKVIRE, from the coding sequence GTGGCAAATGATACTGCGACGAAAAATGATTTAAAGGTCATCGTCTTTCAATTGAAAGACGAGGAATATGCGATAGAGGTAGAGTATGTTCAATCGATTGAACGTATGCAACCAGTCACGAGAATCCCGAGAACATACCCTTTTATAACTGGGGTTATGAACTTAAGGGGTGTAATAACACCAATTATTAATCTTAGAAAACGGTTTGGGATTGAAGAAAAAGCGTTTGATGATGCGACAAGAATTCTTGTTGTTTCAAAAGAAGATATTGAAATTGGTTTTATCGTTGACGGTGCAAATGATGTTATTGATATACCAGCAGATAAGATTGAGCCTACACCAGAGGTTGTCGGTGGCGTAGAAGCTGAATATCTACGAGGTGTCGTAAAGCTAGATAAACGTTTATTTACTCTACTAAACTTAGAAAAAGTTATTAGAGAGTAG
- a CDS encoding response regulator, translating into MASVLIVDDAAFMRMMIKDILSKNNYEIAGEAANGLEAVEKFKETKPDLVTMDITMPEKDGIEALKEIKQLDPNAKVIMCSAMGQQSMVIDAIQSGAKDFIVKPFQADRVLEAIQKVLG; encoded by the coding sequence ATGGCTTCTGTATTAATTGTTGATGATGCAGCATTTATGAGAATGATGATTAAGGATATTCTATCAAAGAATAACTATGAGATTGCAGGAGAAGCTGCAAATGGACTTGAAGCAGTAGAGAAATTTAAAGAAACAAAACCTGACTTAGTGACAATGGATATTACTATGCCTGAGAAAGATGGTATCGAGGCGTTAAAAGAAATTAAACAACTTGATCCAAATGCAAAAGTAATTATGTGTTCTGCAATGGGACAACAATCTATGGTAATTGATGCGATTCAGTCTGGAGCCAAGGATTTCATCGTAAAACCATTCCAAGCTGACCGTGTATTAGAAGCAATTCAAAAAGTACTAGGATAA
- a CDS encoding chemotaxis protein CheX: MQANHVNAITRATKSILTNHLGVEAEMLKPYVQKKSIPSNEISVILGINGQLEGQIICSVDHQMAKSMIGAMMGGMTIETIDDMGWSAIQELGNWIAGTTATELSKEDCIIDVTPPVVNEGASKFHSSSTFITFPLNTAIGEMHIHVSVKDAK, from the coding sequence ATGCAAGCAAATCACGTCAATGCAATTACAAGAGCTACTAAATCAATTCTAACGAATCATTTAGGTGTGGAAGCAGAGATGTTGAAGCCTTATGTTCAAAAAAAGAGTATTCCATCTAATGAAATCTCTGTTATCCTCGGTATAAATGGTCAATTGGAAGGGCAGATTATTTGTTCCGTAGACCATCAAATGGCTAAGTCAATGATCGGTGCAATGATGGGTGGAATGACAATAGAAACAATAGATGATATGGGATGGAGTGCCATTCAAGAGCTTGGGAACTGGATTGCAGGTACTACTGCAACTGAATTATCCAAAGAAGACTGCATTATTGATGTAACACCTCCTGTAGTAAATGAAGGTGCTTCGAAATTCCACTCATCTTCAACGTTTATTACATTTCCATTAAATACTGCTATTGGAGAAATGCACATACATGTTTCAGTGAAGGATGCTAAGTAG
- a CDS encoding MBL fold metallo-hydrolase, whose protein sequence is MRARMYSIILLLVFILGLTACEGESSTIKEESDPTSYVDSDEQVKEGTQIYGDELSVHFIDVGQGDATLFLGPDFTILVDVGRHDRNDVVPYLKSVGVTEFDIVVGTHPHADHIGQLDKVLMEFPTDEVWMSGDEHTTRTYERVIDAIASTGVSYYEPRAGEVFEVGSLVIEVINPETLTGDFHEGSLALRAVYGDISFLLTGDVEKQTEEEIITRGHKLQSTIFQLGHHGSSTSNTEPFLKAVKPELAIYSAGLNNDYGHPHREVISLLDSLNIPIKGTDINGTIIINTDGSNYRIEKEKEAETTKVEDTNLACIDINVSSREELATIVHIGDERAEQLIEHRPYDSVEQLRRINGIGSGRLGDIVEEGLACVKVK, encoded by the coding sequence ATGAGAGCTAGAATGTATAGTATTATATTACTATTGGTGTTTATTTTGGGTTTAACAGCCTGTGAAGGTGAAAGCTCAACCATAAAAGAAGAAAGCGATCCGACAAGCTATGTAGATAGTGATGAGCAAGTGAAAGAAGGCACTCAAATATATGGTGACGAACTATCAGTTCATTTTATCGACGTAGGGCAAGGAGACGCTACGTTGTTTTTAGGTCCGGACTTTACAATCTTAGTAGATGTAGGTCGACATGATCGAAATGATGTTGTTCCATATCTTAAATCAGTTGGAGTGACCGAATTCGATATCGTAGTAGGGACACATCCACATGCTGATCATATAGGTCAACTTGACAAAGTATTAATGGAGTTTCCGACAGATGAGGTTTGGATGTCAGGAGATGAGCATACGACACGTACCTATGAACGAGTAATTGATGCTATAGCATCTACAGGTGTTAGTTACTATGAACCAAGAGCTGGAGAAGTCTTTGAAGTAGGCTCATTAGTTATTGAAGTAATTAATCCTGAAACGCTAACAGGGGATTTTCATGAAGGCTCTTTAGCGTTACGAGCTGTTTATGGTGATATTTCCTTTTTATTAACTGGAGATGTGGAGAAACAAACAGAAGAAGAGATTATCACTCGAGGTCATAAGCTGCAATCAACTATTTTTCAATTAGGACATCATGGCTCTAGTACGTCAAACACAGAGCCATTTCTCAAGGCGGTTAAACCAGAGTTAGCTATTTACTCTGCTGGTTTAAACAATGACTATGGTCACCCTCACCGAGAAGTTATTAGTCTATTAGATAGCTTAAATATACCGATAAAGGGTACTGATATAAATGGAACGATTATTATTAATACAGATGGCTCAAATTATCGTATAGAAAAAGAAAAAGAAGCTGAGACAACCAAAGTAGAGGATACTAATTTAGCTTGTATTGATATTAACGTGAGTTCAAGAGAAGAGTTAGCAACAATTGTTCATATTGGTGACGAACGGGCTGAGCAATTAATTGAGCACCGACCATATGATTCTGTTGAGCAACTTAGAAGGATAAATGGTATTGGTAGTGGACGATTAGGTGATATTGTGGAAGAAGGTTTAGCTTGTGTAAAAGTAAAATAG
- a CDS encoding DUF3006 family protein, giving the protein MKGIVDRIVDGEKVVILVGEKEEEYILNQSQLSFNVKEGSVLEVNIENGQLDNVKLIKSEDEQRITNKLELLRNRSGESKFKKK; this is encoded by the coding sequence ATGAAAGGGATTGTAGACAGAATTGTAGATGGGGAAAAAGTAGTTATCCTCGTTGGTGAGAAAGAAGAAGAATATATACTTAATCAGAGTCAACTCTCTTTTAATGTAAAGGAAGGTTCAGTATTAGAAGTAAATATAGAAAATGGACAGTTAGATAATGTAAAATTAATAAAGAGTGAAGACGAACAACGAATCACTAATAAGCTTGAGTTATTAAGAAATAGAAGTGGGGAAAGTAAATTTAAGAAGAAATAA
- a CDS encoding DUF1538 domain-containing protein, which produces MQNIMDTVKEVVYAVIPISLVVIILQFTLIGMPMEMFMQFIVGVVMVSIGLILFLLGVHIGLLPIGEMIGSALPKMGKAWLVIFFGFLLGFVATVAEPDVRVLAMQVDLVSDGVVSRNLLIYTVALGVAIFVGLAMLRILLNIPITYMLVVGYGLVFLLAAFTPAHFIPISFDAGGVTTGPMTVPFILALGVGVASVLRGKSASSDGFGLVALASIGPILAVLVLGVIYG; this is translated from the coding sequence ATGCAAAATATTATGGACACCGTAAAGGAAGTCGTCTACGCCGTTATACCAATTTCGTTAGTGGTTATCATTTTGCAATTTACGCTAATTGGTATGCCGATGGAAATGTTCATGCAATTTATCGTTGGAGTCGTCATGGTGTCAATTGGTTTAATCCTGTTTTTATTAGGGGTACATATAGGGTTATTACCAATTGGAGAGATGATTGGATCAGCTTTACCGAAAATGGGGAAGGCATGGTTGGTTATTTTCTTTGGTTTTTTACTAGGATTTGTAGCGACTGTTGCAGAGCCTGATGTACGAGTTCTAGCTATGCAAGTAGATTTGGTTTCTGATGGTGTTGTTTCAAGAAATCTCTTAATCTATACAGTAGCATTAGGTGTAGCGATTTTTGTTGGGTTAGCGATGTTGAGAATCTTATTAAATATACCAATTACTTATATGTTGGTTGTTGGTTATGGACTAGTATTTTTACTTGCGGCCTTTACTCCAGCTCATTTTATCCCGATTTCTTTTGATGCAGGTGGGGTAACAACTGGACCGATGACTGTGCCATTTATTTTAGCATTAGGTGTTGGTGTAGCCTCAGTCCTAAGAGGTAAATCTGCATCATCTGATGGATTTGGATTAGTAGCATTAGCATCAATTGGTCCTATTTTGGCTGTCTTAGTGTTAGGGGTGATTTATGGATGA
- a CDS encoding DUF1538 domain-containing protein, with translation MNIKIFEGFGHVLYEVAFALIPLLIFFLFFQFFILKLPMKKLMDILKGMFLTFWGLAFFLQGVHIGFLPAGEMMGTILGQMDFLWILIPIGFVLGFVATFAEPAVRILNHEVEKVSGGYIPEKVMLYTLSIGVGLSIALSMLRVIVGIPLWYFIIPGYLIALILIKFSTRTFTSIAFDSGGVATGPMTVTFIVSMSVGIATVMEGRDPLLDGFGMIALVALSPILSVLTLGLLYGRKEKENDRTFEPES, from the coding sequence ATGAATATAAAAATATTTGAAGGGTTTGGTCATGTTCTATATGAAGTAGCCTTTGCCCTTATTCCTCTATTAATATTTTTCCTGTTCTTTCAATTTTTTATTTTAAAATTGCCGATGAAAAAGCTTATGGATATACTAAAAGGAATGTTTCTTACGTTTTGGGGTCTTGCTTTCTTTCTTCAGGGAGTACATATTGGATTTTTGCCAGCTGGAGAAATGATGGGGACAATTCTTGGACAAATGGATTTCTTATGGATTCTCATTCCAATTGGATTTGTCTTAGGATTTGTCGCAACATTTGCTGAACCGGCGGTACGTATTTTAAATCATGAAGTTGAGAAAGTATCAGGTGGTTATATACCGGAAAAGGTTATGCTATACACTCTTTCGATTGGCGTTGGTTTGTCAATTGCGTTGTCAATGTTACGAGTGATAGTTGGTATTCCTTTATGGTACTTTATCATCCCTGGATACCTCATTGCACTAATCTTAATTAAGTTTTCTACTCGCACGTTTACGTCGATTGCGTTCGATTCAGGTGGAGTAGCTACAGGACCAATGACGGTAACATTTATTGTTTCGATGTCAGTAGGAATTGCAACTGTAATGGAGGGACGTGACCCTTTACTTGATGGATTTGGAATGATCGCATTAGTCGCTCTTTCCCCTATCTTGTCTGTATTAACATTAGGGTTACTTTATGGTCGAAAGGAGAAAGAAAATGATCGAACATTTGAACCTGAGTCATAA
- a CDS encoding P-II family nitrogen regulator encodes MIEHLNLSHKLLVTIVKKGNAKKVVKASKEAGAEGGTVIYGKGTGIHETKKFLGISVEPEKEMVLTLIPNEKVDTVLSAVEKAAKLDKPGSGVGFVLDVKRIAGIVHLLNLQSQGGNNGE; translated from the coding sequence ATGATCGAACATTTGAACCTGAGTCATAAATTGCTGGTCACGATTGTAAAGAAAGGTAATGCTAAAAAAGTTGTCAAAGCCTCGAAGGAAGCTGGTGCCGAGGGCGGAACAGTCATTTATGGTAAAGGAACAGGAATACATGAAACAAAGAAATTTCTTGGGATAAGTGTTGAACCTGAAAAAGAAATGGTTTTAACATTAATCCCTAACGAAAAAGTAGATACAGTCCTTTCTGCGGTTGAAAAGGCTGCTAAGTTAGATAAACCAGGAAGTGGAGTAGGTTTTGTACTTGATGTGAAGCGAATTGCAGGAATTGTTCACTTACTTAATCTACAAAGTCAAGGAGGAAACAATGGAGAATAA
- a CDS encoding P-II family nitrogen regulator — translation MENKVLYDLIVSIVNKGYSEKVVEASKQAGAEGGTILYGRGTGIHEQAKLFNIAIEPEKELVLTLIDRDKTDEVLESIMVNAELNKPGKGIAFVLEVERTIGINHVLNRMMNEKFSEQEK, via the coding sequence ATGGAGAATAAAGTTTTGTATGACTTGATTGTATCAATTGTGAATAAAGGCTATTCAGAAAAAGTCGTAGAAGCTTCTAAACAAGCAGGTGCGGAAGGTGGTACGATATTGTACGGAAGAGGAACAGGAATTCATGAGCAAGCAAAGCTATTTAATATTGCGATTGAACCTGAAAAAGAGCTTGTCTTAACGCTTATTGATAGAGATAAGACCGATGAAGTATTAGAATCGATTATGGTTAATGCAGAATTAAATAAGCCCGGAAAAGGGATCGCTTTTGTTTTAGAGGTTGAGCGTACAATTGGAATTAATCATGTACTGAACCGTATGATGAATGAAAAATTTTCTGAGCAAGAGAAGTAA